Proteins from one Apis cerana isolate GH-2021 linkage group LG11, AcerK_1.0, whole genome shotgun sequence genomic window:
- the LOC107997728 gene encoding exportin-5: MEFGVGNVAQISAELAQVVEVMMSPNVPQEQRLEVYNACERFKESSPLCAQCGLYLAQKAPNRSSVVRHFGLQLMEHCIKYRWTQISQSEKIFIKESAMKLLQEGTEPLLQEEAHIKDALSRVVVEMIKREWPQQWPTLLAELSQTCTRGESQTELVLLVFLRLVEDVALLQTLESNQRRKDIYQALNTNMAEIFSFFLRLMEQHFSEFQKKNSLGCTSEAAAHSKVVQVVLCTLTGFVEWISINHVMAEDGRLLQILCLLLGDPIFQCSAAECLLQIVNRKGKAEDRKQLMILFSEDALRYIYTAATAASPVTGTNEFHENHYLFLKKLTQVLTGMATQLCTLWGKDDSSNIRPAHFNIFLDTVLTFTMYSSLTLTHMANAIWVMLFKHEQIKQDPLLLTYIPKYVESTAPKLIKIAYPQGRQANGMSAYCLADYDSVEEFNVFLHRFRTDLLEGFRQATMVAPLVTFTYVQQWLTAKITKGMADLRYQSDQNDLQYLEWEALAQALDSVVSRILLINERPSVQTGLQLLELCLGYSPQDPWLLSALLSCISALFVFLSMSTGSMAMPGVAILPRVLEKIFAALVFEAPGETKGTRSKAAKNVRRHAASLMVKISLKYPLLLLPVFEQIHTMVRGLAREPSPLSKMETTLLYEALLLISNHFCDYERQTRFVAEIIGDASAKFIALGSESFKGPLEFMRFIGLDRPPVENITEDPAGQNRSDLMICICTILCVVKRCSIPDDPDRAARGSFVAALSESGNPVYRNPATPHVIPILPTLFALLRTMNALFTSAALAALSEGYKNAHELLEAEKANLLGLNTTNDNERTSEPDQSSVTALVRMQSFLNTINDLCYHMLGSGCHMIGRDFYQLPGLAPALINSVFSNMEMIPDYRLRPIIRVFMKPFIYSCPPAFYESVLVPVLAHVSTHMCQRLSAKWQYIAHLYESGGLDEENTDTQEVIADMLNRNLTRDFVDVLKVALVGGAASDATPPDTMEQDSSGMAIDFPSSRGNSIVAEVVSELGAVVLRHPSTCHSVVLCVLGALAWNDSNASLKATMLTGPVVRALAADGSLTPDMAAHIMVAILQGLQLHGQHDANQGSLITLGAQVYECLRPKFPNIIEVMQQIPGVNLTDLQRFDEKMAVVSTKGNKVEKGKKDLFKKITNQLIGRSVGQLFRKEVKIDNLPRIEVFGKQQAVRVDEISENSTDSGFAALFAGPT; this comes from the exons ATGGAGTTTGGAGTGGGCAATGTTGCCCAAATATCAGCAGAACTTGCTCAAGTAGTAGAGGTGATGATGTCACCAAATGTTCCACAAGAGCAACGTTTAGAAGTATATAATGCTTGTGAACGTTTCAAGGAATCATCTCCTTTGTGTGCACAATGTGGATTATACTTAGCACAAAAAGCTCCAAACAGAAGTTCAGTAGTTCGACACTTTGGATTACAACTTATGGAACATTGTATCAAATATAGATGGACACAAATATCTcaatcagaaaaaatattcataaaggaAAGTGCAATGAAATTGCTTCAAGAAGGCACAGAACCATTATTACAAGAAGAAGCTCATATTAAAGATGCACTTTCTCGTGTTGTAGTAGAAATGATAAAGAGGGAATGGCCACAACAATGGCCTACATTGCTTGCTGAACTTAGTCAAACCTGTACAAGAGGTGAAAGTCAAACTGAGTTGGTTCTTTTAGTATTTCTAAGACTTGTAGAAGATGTTGCACTTCTGCAAACATTAGAATCTAATCAAAGAAGAAAGGATATATACCAAGCACTTAATACAAATATGGctgaaatttttagtttttttttaagattaatggaacaacatttttcagaatttcaaaagaaaaatagtttaGGTTGTACTTCCGAAGCTGCAGCACATAGCAAAGTTGtacaa gTAGTATTATGCACATTAACTGGGTTTGTAGAGTGGATTTCAATTAATCATGTTATGGCAGAAGATGGtagattattacaaatattatgtcTTTTATTGGGGGATCCAATATTTCAATGCTCAGCAGCTGaatgtttattacaaataGTAAATCGTAAAGGAAAAGCTGAAGACAGGAaacaattaatgattttattttctgaagATGCtttgagatatatttatacagcAGCAACTGCAGCATCACCTGTTACTGGAACAAatgaatttcatgaaaatcattatttgtttttaaaaaaattaacacag gtGTTAACTGGAATGGCAACTCAATTATGTACACTTTGGGGTAAAGATGACAGTTCGAATATTCGGCCAGcacatttcaatatatttctagaTACTGTATTGACATTTACCATGTATTCAAGTTTAACATTAACACATATGGCAAATGCAATTTGGGTAATGCTATTTAAGCATGAACAAATAAAACAGGATCCATTGTTATTAACTTACATACCAAAATATGTAGAAAGTACGGCAccaaagttaataaaaatagcatATCCACAAGGTAGACAAGCTAATGGAATGAGCGCATATTGTCTTGCGGATTATGATTCAGTAGAAGAATTCAATGTTTTTCTTCATCGATTTCGAACTGATCTGTTGGAAGGATTTCGTCAAGCAACAATGGTAGCGCCTTTAGTAACATTTACTTATGTGCAACAATGGTTAACAGCTAAGATTACGAAAGGAATGGCGGATCTTCGATATCAAAGTGATCAAAATGATCTACAATATCTTGAATGGGAAGCACTTGCACAAGCTTTAGATTCTGTCGTATcaagaattcttttaattaacgaaCGACCAAGCGTACAAACTGGTCTTCAATTATTAGAATTGTGCCTTGGTTATTCTCCTCAAGATCCTTGGTTATTATCTGCACTACTTTCTTGTATCAGTGCTCTTTTTGTATTCTTATCTATGTCAACTGGTTCAATGGCTATGCCAGGAGTAGCTATCCTACCTAGAGTTTTGGAAAAAATCTTTGCTGCTCTCGTATTTGAAGCACCTGGTGAAACAAAGGGTACTCGATCTAAAGCAGCAAAGAATGTAAGGCGGCATGCTGCTAGTCTCATGGTTAAAATTAGTCTGAAATATCCATTATTACTGCTTCCAGTTTTCGAGCAAATACATACAATGGTTCGAGGTTTAGCAAGAGAACCTAGTCCTTTATCTAAGATGGAAACtactttattatatgaagCATTATTGTTGATATCGAATCATTTCTGTGATTATGAGAGACAAACTAGATTCGTTGCTGAAATAATTGGTGATGCATCAGCAAAATTCATTGCTCTTGGATCTGAATCATTTAAAGGACCACTCGAATTTATGAGATTTATAGGATTAGATCGACCACCAGTTGAAAATATTACCGAAGATCCAGCAGGTCAAAATCGAAGTGACTTAATGATTTGTATTTGTACGATATTGTGTGTTGTAAAGCGGTGCTCTATTCCCGATGATCCAGATCGTGCTGCAAGAGGCAGTTTTGTAGCTGCACTTAGCGAAAGTGGAAATCCAGTATATAGAAATCCTGCTACACCACATGTAATTCCTATATTGCCCACACTTTTTGCTTTACTTAGAACAATGAATGCTTTATTCACATCTGCTGCTTTAGCAGCTTTATCAGag ggaTATAAAAATGCTCATGAATTATTAGAAGCAGAAAAAGCAAATCTATTGGGTTTAAATACAACAAATGATAATGAACGCACTTCTGAACCTGATCAGTCTTCAGTTACAGCTTTAGTCCGAATGCAATCATTTCTTAATActataaatgatttatgcTATCATATGTTAGGTAGTGGATGTCACATGATTGGAAGAGATTTTTACCAGTTACCTGGTTTAGCACCAGCACTTATCAATTCAGTTTTTTCTAATATggag ATGATTCCAGATTATAGATTACGACCAATTATACGCGTATTCATGAAaccatttatatattcttgtcCACCTGCATTTTATGAAAGTGTTCTTGTACCCGTTTTGGCTCATGTTTCTACACAta tgtGCCAAAGATTGAGTGCAAAATGGCAATACATTGCACATCTCTACGAATCTGGTGGTTTAGATGAAGAAAATACTGATACTCAAGAAGTTATTGCTGATATGTTAAATCGAAATCTGACAAGAGACTTTGTAGATGTATTGAAAGTAGCTCTCGTTGGTGGTGCTGCTAGTGATGCAACGCCTCCTGATACTATGGAACAAGATAGTAGTGGTATGGCCATAGATTTTCCTTCATCACGTGGAAATAGTATAGTTGCTGAAGTTGTTAGTGAGTTGGGAGCTGTAGTTCTTCGTCATCCGTCTACGTGCCATAGTGTTGTTTTATGTGTTTTAGg aGCTTTAGCTTGGAACGACTCAAATGCCAGTTTAAAAGCTACAATGTTAACTGGACCAGTTGTACGAGCATTAGCAGCTGATGGCAGTTTAACACCTGATATGGCTGCTCATATTATGGTAGCAATTCTTCAAGGTTTGCAACTTCATGGACAACATGATGCTAATCAAGGTTCTCTTATAACTTTGGGTGCACAAGTTTATGAATGTCTACGACCTAAATTTCCTAATATTATTGAAGTAATGCAGCAAATTCCGGGCGTTAATCTTACGGATTTGCAacgtttcgatgaaaaaatgGCTGTAGTTAGTACTAAAGgaaataaagttgaaaaaggaaaaaaagatctttttaaaaaaattacaaatcag CTTATTGGTCGAAGTGTCGGTCAATTATTTCGTAAAGAAGTCAAAATAGACAATTTACCACGAATAGAAGTTTTTGGAAAGCAACAAGCGGTACGCGTGGATGAAATATCCGAGAACTCAACTGATAGCGGATTTGCAGCTTTATTTGCAGGACCCACGTAG
- the LOC107997732 gene encoding nucleoporin Nup37, whose amino-acid sequence MMDEALTTPPTFQLHFSKQIYCVELSPYEWSQHLICIALAEEIVIGTIKFQDEDEAVEDIAYKPIRTFRHDTRPHAIAWSPETSLSVVPRVLIFCVAGADFKIRLYNSDMNDNTVYEMEGHKDYINSICYETEGEILASVSDDHTCKLWAVKENEKCISTFYLTSPGMSVHFHFEKSGKLLVGEKNGLIHMYDVRSQQAIMSLDTDIVPLMSIDWGSNPLKVAAIAAGKLILWDISKPSPPLESKPLHIEGGLIVKFFPAYENFVASIGRPDNLLKVTNIRTEQEIICGQVKLIGGITCHYKLPYVCATSDREIHFWKIISN is encoded by the exons ATGATGGACGAAGCTTTAACTACACCACCTACATTTCAATTGCATTTttctaaacaaatatattgtgTTGAATTGTCTCCTTATGAATGGTCTCaacatttaatttgtattgctTTAGCTGAAGAAATTGTTATCGGTACTATTAAATTCCAG gatGAAGATGAAGCAGTAGAAGATATTGCTTATAAACCTATTAGAACATTTCGTCATGATACTAGACCACATGCTATTGCTTGGAGTCCAGAAACCTCTTTGAGTGTTGTACCaagagttttaatattttgtgttGCTGGAGCagatttcaaaataagattatataatagtgATATGAATGATAATACTGTTTATGAg atggAAGGACACAAGGAttacataaattcaatttgttatGAAACTGAAGGTGAAATATTGGCTTCTGTATCTGATGATCACACATGTAAACTTTGGGcagtaaaagaaaatgaaaaatgtatatctACATTTTACTTAACATCTCCTGGAATGAGTgtacattttcattttgaaaaatctggCAAACTTCTTGTTGGTGAAAAAAATGGATTGATTCACATGTATGATGTACGAAGTCAACAAGCAATTATGTCTTTGGATACAGATATAGTTCCTTTAATGTCTATTGACTGGGGATCCAATCCATTAAAAGTTGCAGCCATAGCAGCTGGAAAACTAATTTTATGGGATATATCCAAACCTAg tccACCATTGGAATCAAAACCACTTCACATTGAAGGAGgtttaatagtaaaatttttccctgcttatgaaaattttgtagCAAGTATAGGTAGACcagataatttattgaaagttacaaatataagaactgaacaagaaataatttgtgGTCAAGTTAAATTAATAGGTGGAATAACTTGTCATTATAAATTACCATATGTTTGTGCAACAAGTGATagagaaattcatttttggaaaataatatcaaattaa
- the LOC107997727 gene encoding gem-associated protein 5 has product MNETILPPSPNWYLSNIFTCSFNGTVAWGARNMIVIAKISENNKTLQYSIIKNAHKSKVTCLAFTPHFEEVNANLVASTGDDNVIKIWNLETLSVAYLLDTDKQSIPVGVDWSYKNPYIIYAATSDGHVLSWNAYFDIVSSISLGKMICTCISSCPHDPHLVAIGSKCGLVYIFNFQGKGKIDYKLRGHDTEIVSLSWCPIESNILSGNPNKDLLLASGGKDRSIFIWKAGGDGRYETTISLPTGPLDSHQHRTKLNASIGNWVVVRWIEPKLLLTSSLWGELISWDLSTMIRGKPNVKVIHAYHVRGLFCIAHIPNIQNNSIENWRVKQRHTIWTLAQDRRIICCGIKDNNVEVDYDIFTQSGYVYCIAACPLDTSHVAFGVGDAMLRLWNLSEAHNTSFNITFLWQKIKGKIRAISWHPEKENLLAYATEEGRVGVFNINNNKLPTLYRQYHRNTIYTLSWGPNPENKQYVLYSCGEGELVYYDPEKPNQEPKSVLKKECTEFSWKPDFSCLAVGFENGTISFFNKEFETCGCAKFASKMVHCLVWHPESTATDSTFSPLKNYLAVAFESCTILIFDLSNFIDHFTKLKNSTNNDNLKEKCDIYKVNEIVATLNGHSKNVVCLAWSPYISGHLISGSYDGIAQVWNIETQELIATYMEHCGPVLCCMWSPLDPDFIITGSADFTVRIWKVAYNLPQKKLSKKILSKTKEKENKTNKNISIENNLLEVTKATSECSISDVSQTVQKSEIKMKTETKNKKFERSYFSKCTNTTNEKTFLLNSLLNIVKKIKNDNLDIEEIQKDTSYNMIPVLFSTQTNFMTHINNERFIHIEKNKHNLVTEMDVWCNNLKQNLDEAAKEKRLNDFLVSLSASLSMKTWKDMCELYAYQLISEGNPCKAVSYLLCIHKTYKAIEVFQDANLYKEAYILARCKLEYDDPVLTEILKNWAKYSVHTGNFEQAAYIYAKLGEFSDIIKYLGRRKDASTLITAAEIALLCNDDALSKSLIDQAIIATFTNSEYDLTRNIIAKFPYLKYQEIHLLILEELDKIIKKNVSFNMIQTWIDGKSDYGLLQALKIVCGDCNSYYTDLFKNSFCTTLDNERMLWLVVAHNIALAIASVEKEQKLKHIVTTLHTITQFEILHRKNFENQHNLLIEIIIKLDIKGLMDKTSIYTKTDYSVSISLRAYLCYALLNWFTCNIDKESISNNIKFYINLIENLLEDAINKQAVKHWSVTNEINKLETQIVSVKCKTQEENKIDQDIESLMIELNELKIQKKQILNDLVHVPNPVMVYSIANNLCSKLLDEDIKNKFSENISKMWLNAIT; this is encoded by the exons atgaatgaaacaATATTACCACCTTCGCCAAACTGGTATTtgagtaatatttttacttgttCTTTCAATGGCACTGTAGCATGGGGTGCTAGAAATATGATTGTTATTGCTAAAAttagtgaaaataataaaacattacaatattctattattaagaatGCTCATAAATCTAAAGTGACATGTCTTGCATTTACTCCTCATTTTGAAGAAGTAAATGCTAATTTAGTAGCTTCTACTGGAGatgataatgtaattaaaatatggaatTTAGAAACATTATCTGTAGCTTATCTTTTAGACACt gatAAACAAAGTATACCAGTAGGTGTAGATTGGTCTTATAAAAatccttatattatatatgcagcAACTTCTGATGGTCATGTATTATCATGGAATGcttattttgatattgtttcttcaatttcattaGGAAAAATGATATGTACTTGTATTTCTTCTTGTCCTCATGATCCACATCTTGTAGCTATAGGCTCAAAATGTGGCTTagtttatatctttaattttcaaggtaaaggaaaaatagattataagcTTAGAGGACATGACACTGAAATAGTTAGTTTATCATGGTGTCCCATAGAGAGTAATATTTTAAGTGGAAAtccaaataaagatttattattagctTCAGGAGGAAAAGATAg atcaattttcatttggaAAGCTGGTGGAGATGGCCGTTATGAAACAACAATTTCATTACCTACAGGTCCTCTTGATTCTCATCAGCATAGAACCAAATTAAATGCTTCTATAGGTAATTGGGTTGTAGTTCGTTGGATAGAACCTAAGTTATTACTTACAAGTTCATTATGGGGCGAATTAATTTCTTGGGATTTATCAACAATGATAAGAGGCAAACCTAATGTGAAAGTAATACATGCATATCATGTTAGGGGCTTATTTTGTATTGCACATATACCAAATATCCAAAACAATTCAATAGAAAATTGGAGAGTAAAACAGAg ACATACAATTTGGACTTTAGCACAAGATCGAAGAATTATTTGTTGtggaataaaagataataatgttGAAGtagattatgatatttttacacaATCTGGATATGTTTATTGTATTGCTGCTTGTCCATTAGATACTTCACATGTTGCATTTGGAGTTGGAGATGCAATGTTACGATTATGGAATTTATCAGAAGCACATAATACTTcctttaatataacttttttatggcaaaaaattaaaggaaaaattcgcGCA atatcatggcatcctgaaaaagaaaatttattagcaTATGCAACTGAAGAAGGTCGAGTTggtgtatttaatataaataataataaattacctaCATTGTACAGACAATACCAtagaaatactatatatactcTTAGTTGGGGGCCAAATCCAGAAAACAaacaatatgttttatattcttgTGGAGAAGGAGAACTTGTATATTATGATCCAGAAAAACCAAATCaag AACCTAAATCTGTATTGAAAAAAGAGTGTACAGAATTCTCTTGGAAGCCAGATTTTTCTTGTTTAGCAGTTGGATTTGAAAATgg aacaatttcattttttaataaagaatttgaaaCATGTGGATGTGCTAAATTTGCTTCAAAAATGGTACATTGTTTAGTTTGGCATCCTGAGAGCACAGCAACAGATTCAACATTTTctccattaaaaaattatttggctGTTGCTTTTGAATCATGTACTAtacttatttttgatttatctaattttatagatcattttacaaaattgaaaaattctactaataatgataatttaaaagaaaaatgcgaTATTTACAAAGTGAATGAAATTGTAGCTACTTTAAATGGACATAGTAAAAATGTTGTTTGCTTAGCATGGAGTCCATACATAAGTGGACATTTAATATCTGGTAGTTATGATGGAATTGCACAG GTATGGAATATTGAAACACAAGAATTAATAGCTACTTATATGGAACATTGTGGTCCTGTATTGTGTTGTATGTGGAGTCCATTAGAtcctgattttattataactggTTCTGCAGATTTCACAGTACGGATATGGAAAGTTGCTTATAATTTaccacaaaaaaaattatctaaaaaaatattaagtaaaactaaagaaaaagaaaataaaacaaataaaaatatttctattgaaaataatttattagaagtaACTAAGGCTACATCAGAATGTTCTATTTCAGATGTTTCCCAAACTGttcaaa agtcagaaataaaaatgaaaacagagacaaaaaataaaaaatttgaacgatcatatttttcaaaatgcaCTAATACAACAAATGAAAAGACATTTTTACTTAActctcttttaaatattgtaaaaaaaataaagaatgataatttggatattgaagaaattcaaaaagatacttcatataatatgataccagtattattttctacacaaacaaattttatgacacacataaataatgaaa gatttattcatattgaaaaaaataaacataatttagtCACAGAAATGGATGTATGGTGTAATAatcttaaacaaaatttagatGAAGCTGCTAAAGAAAAACGTCTTAATGATTTTCTTGTTTCACTTTCAGCTAGTTTATCTATGAA aaCATGGAAAGATATGTGTGAATTGTATgcatatcaattaataagtGAAGGCAATCCTTGTAAAGCAGTATCTTATTTACTTTGTATACATAAAACTTATAAAGCCATAGAAGTGTTTCAAgatgcaaatttatataaagaagcaTATATTCTTGCAAGATGTAAACTTGAATATGATGATCCAGTACtaacagaaattttaaaaaattgggcAAAATATAGTGTACATACAGGAAATTTTGAACAAGCAGCATATAT ttatgCTAAATTAGGAgaattttctgatataataaaatatcttggaCGCCGTAAAGATGCAAGTACTTTAATAACAGCAGCTGAAATTGCTCTTTTATGCAATGATGATGCCTTAAGTAAATCTTTAATTGATCAAGCAATAATTGCAACTTTTACAAATTCAGAATATGATTTAACACGAAATATAATAGCAAAGTTTCCATATCTCAag tACCAAGAAATACATTTGTTAATTTTGGAAGAACttgacaaaataattaaaaaaaatgtaagtttTAACATGATTCAAACATGGATAGATGGAAAATCAGATTATGGTTTATTGCAagctttaaaaatagtttgtgGAGAttgtaattcttattatactgatttatttaaaaatagtttttgtaCTACTTTAGATAATGAAAGAATG tTATGGTTAGTAGTTGCTCATAATATTGCATTAGCAATAGCCTCGGttgaaaaagaacaaaaattgaaacatattGTTACTACATTACATACCATTactcaatttgaaatattacatagaaaaaattttgaaaatcaacataatttactaattgaaattataataaaattagatattaaaggATTAATGGATAAAACaagtatttatacaaaaactgATTATTCTGTATCAATAAGTTTACGAGCTTATTTATGTTATGCCCTTTTAAATTGGTTTACATGCAATATAGACAAAGAATctattagtaataatataaaattctatatcaatttaattgaaaatttattagaggATGCAATAAACAAACAAGCAGTAAAACATTGGTCAgtaacaaatgaaattaataaattggaaaCTCAAATAGTTTCTGTAAAAt gTAAAAcgcaagaagaaaataaaattgatcaagATATAGAATCTCTCAtgattgaattaaatgaattaaaaatacaaaaaaaacaaatactcAATGACTTGGTTCATGTTCCAAATCCTGTTATGGTATATAGCATAGCAAATAACTTATGCAGCAAGTTGCTGGATgaagatatcaaaaataaattttcggaaAATATCTCTAAAATGTGGTTAAATGCTAttacgtaa
- the LOC107997730 gene encoding lipase 1 has translation MKRQIVIFLSLFIFHSVISFSFNFKLFNHYKKSENEDSNENLDILQIIRKEGYPAEAHVVLTEDGYILTMHRIVGKSGSPTIFLQHGVLGCSMDWIVLGKQNSLAYSLADNGYDVWLGNFRGNTYSKAHISLSPKNLTFWDFSWHESGIYDLPAMITYIVKLKENSLRAYIGFSMGTTCFYVMASERPQITKLIQSMYSLAPVAFLKHIRTPLRYLTPFASDFKRILYLFGDGAFLPNSFITRFLAKYLCDMNFQEEKICSNILFILVGFDENQFNYTLLPKILNYQPAGTSSKTMVHFVQEIKSGNFQQYNYGIEKNLLIYNSPEPPRYNLSKITIPIVLFYGNNDWLSSPQDVIKLTNELPKKPIIYKVPYAKFNHIDFLWAIDAPKLVYKKVLKMLKEPLYYK, from the exons atgaaGAGAcaaattgtgatatttttatcgctatttatttttcattctgtgATTTCATTCAgctttaactttaaattattcaatcattataaaaaaagtgaaaatgaaGATTCGAATGAAAACCTCGACAtt ttgcaaataataagaaaagaaggtTATCCAGCTGAAGCACATGTAGTTTTAACAGAAGAtggttatattttaacaatgcaTCGAATTGTAGGAAAATCTGGATCtcctacaatttttttacaacacGGTGTATTAGGTTGCTCTATGGATTGGATTGTACTTGGCAAACAAAATTCTCttg CTTATTCATTAGCTGATAATGGTTACGATGTATGGCTTGGAAATTTTCGTGGCAATACTTATTCAAAAGCGCATATTTCTTTATCGCCAAAAAATTTAACGTTTTGGGATTTCAg ttgGCATGAATCAGGTATTTATGATCTACCGGCGATGATCACTTacattgtaaaattgaaagaaaattctttaagaGCGTACATTGGATTTTCAATGGGTACGACATGTTTCTATGTAATGGCCAGTGAACGACcgcaaataacaaaattaatacaatcaaTGTATAGCCTTGCTCCAGTAGCTTTTTTGAAACATATACGAACTCCTTTACGATATTTAACTCCATTTGCATCTGATTTTaag agaatattatatctatttggAGATGGAGCATTTTTACcaaatagttttattacaaGATTTTTAGCAAAATACTTGTGTGATATGAATTTTcaagaggaaaaaatatgtAGTAATATACTGTTTATTCTTGTTGGATTTGacgaaaatcaatttaattat acaCTGCtacctaaaattttaaattatcaaccaGCTGGCACATCTTCTAAGACTATGGTTCATTTtgttcaagaaataaaatctggaaattttcaacaatataaCTAcggtatagaaaaaaatttattaatttataatagtcCTGAACCAcctagatataatttatcaaagataACAATACCAATCGTATTGTTTTACGGTAATAATGATTGGTTGTCTAGTCCTcag gaTGTTATAAAGTTAACCAATGAATTACCAAAGAAACCAATTATCTATAAAGTGCCATATGCGAAATTCAATCATATAGATTTTCTATGGGCTATAGACGCTCCTAAActagtttataaaaaagtgCTTAAGATGTTGAAAGAACccttatactataaataa